The Anopheles gambiae chromosome 2, idAnoGambNW_F1_1, whole genome shotgun sequence genomic sequence aaacagcagcaaaaaacggTATAATTGGTCTTACTTTCTCTAGATCTTATCGATGATGCAATTGCTTCGTGGGTTGTTGTGTTATCAGCGTAACGAAACTGATGCGCCTTCTTTAGCGGCCCGCATTGTTctgtaaaacacacacaccggggtAAATCAAATAATCATTCTAGCAAAATGGAAACGCTTTTAGAAACTTACCGCACATGGCGATCCCTTCCGGACGTATCGGAACAACGATTCCACCAGATTGGCCGGCGTCGATTCGTCGCACTGCTCCAGCTCTCGAACCATGCAGTTTTGCAGCTTGGTAAAGTCCCTAAAACGGAACAATGAACCCATCAGATTGGAAAGAATTGTTCACAAAACGAACACGGGCACCACTTACTCGCACTGCTTCGGTCCGATCACCAGCCTGGGGATGGTTGTAAGGCTTGTCTCCGGTACGTATCCACTGAACGTTTCATTCACGCAAGCAATCAGATCGTTCTTCTGCTCCTGGAAACATTCCGGTCCCTTTTCGGCGATAAACACTGCAAGAGTTGAAAGGGCAAATTAGTACCGGATCTCACCACAAAAAACGAATGGCTCCACGTACGTGCAATCTGATCGCCGTCCTTGTGGCACACAAAGTTGAGCAAATTCTTGAAGATGTCCAGCCCGGACGTTTTGAACACCTTCTCCTCCGCCTCCAGGCACGGATCGACCGCGTTCGCGAACGTGTTTACGCACTCGATCAGTGTGGACCGCTTGCGGCAGTACTTGTTGAAGACGGTGTCCAAATCACCGGTCGGTTTGGCTGCCTCCACCTCCTGCTGGAACTGGCCAATGTCGATCAGGCTCTGGCCACACTCGAAGAACGTCTTGGCCGCATCCTTCGCATTGTCGTACGCATCGGTCGGTGCTCCGGCAGTGTTGCACTTGTCGCGCAGCATCCGCTCGACCTCCTCCATCGAGGGAAGCGGCAGATTCGCTGGCAGACGTTCTCGGATCGCGTCGACATCGATAGCGTTCGACACATCGGCCACCGTTGTGCCagcttaaacaaacaaacgaacacaaaacattacaaacactTAGAGCTCAAACTGTCCACCTTCGCTAGAAGAAGTCTTACCGATCATCGCTAGCAAAAGAAGACACGACACTTTGACGCCCAACATTGTTCCCAGTAATCACTTTCTTTCCCACACTTTAATCCCGCAAGGCAACCCCGAACCGACCGAACCCGTCAACGAACAATGAATTAATCGCCACCCCGTATCGTATTGGCTTTTATACGGCGCTGTTCGATTCCGCTTCCAAAGGGTCGTGATCTTCGGGGCTGATCCGCCTGCTCTCCGCACCGCAAGACCGAGACACACGCGGCCTGCTAATCGTAATAATAAACTGATATGGCGGCGGCAGCCGACGAGCTGTACTGCGGAAACAAACGTTTCGACGACTCGACTCGCCGCGCATTCAAGCCACTCAACTAGATGAtcatgtgcacacacacatacacgggaAGCGTCGTTTTGGGGTGGCATGGGAGAGGTACTAACGATGCGCTCGTACTCGTCCGGGCTGCTGGGAGTAAAGTTCATATAATCGGACAACGGTACACGGCTGTGTTTGGAAGCGTAAGCGGACGCGGGCACGATCCACGGCCATACTACATACTACCTATGCTTCCATTACACACACGGAACCGCTCTCAATTGAGCATTATTGACTAGAAATGGCAGCAGTAGCCGCAGCACCATCCGACGCCGTACGATAAAAGTACAAATGCACTCCCCCGTCGGAGGACATGAGCACTTTGCTGAAGCACGCTCTCCATATTATTCGATGTTgtcgttctgtttttttccctttctctttACGTAAGACCCGTAGAATTGATCAGTTCACTTTCTTTTAACAATTGCACTGGAATTACTGGACGGTCTGGATGACTGTAATGGTTTCCCTGTCgatgtactgatttgacagcCCGATCTCAAATCAATCGGGCAAGCCTTATTGATCTCGCTACTAATCGGAGTAGCCATTGCTTTATGCACGGTGTGTCGCATTTCACATCTTCTCAGCACACGGCAGCAGAACGGACAAGCGATGAACGGTGCAGGAGCAACTAGCCTGGAATTACATTCGGAGAGTGCCTTAAAAATGGATGCTAGTTTTGAGGAAATTATAGGGTAAGTATGATTTTACAATTAATGTTCAATTCCGTTTCTAAACTGTGTCCTCCTATCGCGTTCAAACTTAGGCAAAAGGCAATCCAAGTTTCGGCGGAATGGGATTCTGAAGATAGCGACACAGCGGATGAAACTAACGATGCTTCTGAGTATGAAGATGTCGATTACGAATCGAAACTAGCGAACGTTTTCTCGAACATGTCACTCGCAACATCTCAGTCGAAACTATCGATGTACTCTACGGAAAGTAACGAAGCGTCGGCCGAAACTCACGGACAAGATGCCGAGCGTACCCTGGTGCAGAGTGACAccgaggaagaagaagatcccGATGAACGTTACGATGAAGGGAATGGTTCCGGTAGCACAAGCGATTCTAGCAATACGCTCGATGCGGGTagcgaagaggaggaggaggaggaggagcacgAGAAACAACCCATTTTTACCGATCGTGGTGGCGGTGACGCAGATTTGAACTTGGTAAGTCCCCTAGGCTTGCATCTCCATCCTGTGTCTGTGCCTATTTGCAATGTGCCATTACTTCCTAGGATAGTGATCCCAGTAGTCAGATCATTAAAGTAAACATTGCACACAAGAAGCGCGTTAGTGACCCGGAAGCGTACAAGAATTGGCTCAAGGCTAAAAAGTAAGTACTGTGTATCCTATAATCCAATACTCTTATACGACTTCGTGCTCCTTTTGCATAATAGCGAAGAGATACGGAAAAATCGCGAAAAGGAGCTGCTTGCCAAACAGGAACTTCAACGCCAAAAAGAACAAGAGGAAGAAAAGCGCAaagaggaaagcaaaaagaagatCAAAGAGTGGATGGAGCGCAAGAAACAGGACAGCACTAAGAAGGCCACGAACCCGAAAGCTGCGAAAGAACGGCAGCATTCCCAGAGTTCCTCTTCGGAGCATCTGTACTGTGATCCTGACGCTAAGTTCAAGAGCTGGCTATTAAATGTCCGAAAACGGGAGGAAGGTAAATTGAATGACTACTTGCACCCCCTCCTGTCGACTCCTCCACCTaaacaacatatttttaatCTCTGTGCAGAGAAAAGGCTACGGGCGCAGACGGTAAAGCAGCTCGAGAAAAAGATCCAGgacgagaagaagaaaatatctGGCGAAATTTACCAGGAATGGTTAAAGAGTGCCAAACACAAGCCAAAACCGGTGCCACTGAACCAGGGACCACACACACTGCGGGGTACGGTGTCGCAGATTTTTATCAACCCTCAACCATGGAAAAGTAATGTCGAAGAGTAACGTGGCATCGGCATTTCGGGCTCAACTCTTTAGCTTCGGTACCCAAATTTTCCGTATGCCTACACTAAGCAGATGAGGTTACACAAGGTTTGATCTTTTAGTCGTTTTTTTCATCCTCGACCTTTCTACACCAAG encodes the following:
- the LOC1269563 gene encoding coiled-coil domain-containing protein 34; this translates as MNGAGATSLELHSESALKMDASFEEIIGQKAIQVSAEWDSEDSDTADETNDASEYEDVDYESKLANVFSNMSLATSQSKLSMYSTESNEASAETHGQDAERTLVQSDTEEEEDPDERYDEGNGSGSTSDSSNTLDAGSEEEEEEEEHEKQPIFTDRGGGDADLNLDSDPSSQIIKVNIAHKKRVSDPEAYKNWLKAKNEEIRKNREKELLAKQELQRQKEQEEEKRKEESKKKIKEWMERKKQDSTKKATNPKAAKERQHSQSSSSEHLYCDPDAKFKSWLLNVRKREEEKRLRAQTVKQLEKKIQDEKKKISGEIYQEWLKSAKHKPKPVPLNQGPHTLRGTVSQIFINPQPWKSNVEE
- the LOC1269564 gene encoding 27 kDa hemolymph protein: MLGVKVSCLLLLAMIAGTTVADVSNAIDVDAIRERLPANLPLPSMEEVERMLRDKCNTAGAPTDAYDNAKDAAKTFFECGQSLIDIGQFQQEVEAAKPTGDLDTVFNKYCRKRSTLIECVNTFANAVDPCLEAEEKVFKTSGLDIFKNLLNFVCHKDGDQIALFIAEKGPECFQEQKNDLIACVNETFSGYVPETSLTTIPRLVIGPKQCEDFTKLQNCMVRELEQCDESTPANLVESLFRYVRKGSPCANNAGR